Sequence from the Flavobacterium sp. TR2 genome:
GAAATTGAGAAAAAACAGCTGAAAAAAGTAGGTCTGCTGGGAACAAAATTTACAATGGAATTGGATTTCTTTAAAGATAAACTTGCTGAAAAAGGAATTGAAGCGATAATTCCTGCAAGCGAGGATGTTAAAGATTTTATTCATTATACTATTTTTGAAGAGTTAGGAAGAGGAATCGCGACAGAGGAAACAAAAAAACGTTACTTAGAAATTGCAAATGAATTGATTAAAAACGGAGCAGAAGGAATCATTTTAGGATGTACTGAAATTCCGCTAGTCATAAAAGAAGGCGACTTAAACGTTCCAATTTTTGATACTACGCTAATACACACGCAAGCAGCGATTAATTTTCAATTATTATAAGCTGCTAAGCTTCTAAGATACTGAGCTTCTAAGTTGCTAAGGTTCGTAACTTCAATAAAAAAGCGATAAATTCAATCTGAATTTATCGCTTTTTTAACTTAGAGCCTTAGTAATCTTAGAAGCTCAGAAACTTAGCAGCTAAAAAAAACTATTTTTTCTTCTTAGGCTCTTCTTTCTTTACAGTTTCAGAAGCCATTGTTTTTTTCTTGTAAATCGGGATAAAGTACGAAACGGTGTAATTGAAACCAATTCCGAAACTTCCGTCATAAGTTCTGTTGAATCCCGGAATGTAAAGATTCTCGAAATTATTTGGTTCTTTATTGGTAGCCAAAAGTTTCAGCTGAACGCCAA
This genomic interval carries:
- a CDS encoding aspartate/glutamate racemase family protein, whose protein sequence is MRKIGLIGGISWVSTSDYYTLINKGINEKLGGLNFSECLIYSFNYADIKKNNDANDWDSTFNMLFKAAEVLKSGGAEAILLCANTMHLIADRLQQAIEIPLIHIAEETAVEIEKKQLKKVGLLGTKFTMELDFFKDKLAEKGIEAIIPASEDVKDFIHYTIFEELGRGIATEETKKRYLEIANELIKNGAEGIILGCTEIPLVIKEGDLNVPIFDTTLIHTQAAINFQLL